GACACAGCGTCTGACCCGCGGCCTCCGCGCCCCGGTCGTCCTGGCGGCCGTGCTGTCGGCCTGCGCGGGCCTGGCCCCGCTCCGGGAGCCTCCGCTGGAGCCGTCCGAGGATCCCACCCGCGGCGTGACCACGCGCGCCGAGGCGATGGCCCGCTATGGTCCGCCCTACGAGGTCCTGGCCTCGGACCTCGGGCCCGTGCTCGTCTACCGGCGGCGGATCATCGTCGACGTCAACCCCAATCGTTACTTCGGCCAGGACCGCGGAACCCACTACGACCGGTACGAGCGCGTGCTGCTCTACCTCGACGGGCAGGGGCGCATCGTGCGGTGGTCCATCGAGACCGAGTGAGGCCCGGGACAGGCCGCTAGGTCATTTCGGGGGGTCTCGGAAGACCCCCCGTCGTGGCGGCGGCGAAGCCGCCGCTCGGAGCACCTCGATGCACCACGCGCTCGGTGGCCGGCGCGGGGTTAGTCGGACACGCCGCTAGCCCGGCGTCAGCGCGCGACGGCCCGGGCCGTCGGCACCCGCGGGGGTCGGAGCCGCCAGCGACGAGGGTCTCGGCGGGGCTCTTTGTCCCGGCGAACCTCCCTCGTCGGCTCGCCGAAGCCGAACCGGATGAGGCGCCCGGCGTCCAGGAAGGACAGCCCGCGCGTCTCGGCTCCCAGGATGATGCAGAGCACCCGGTGTCCCGCCTTGCCCGCCGCCACGGCCAGGTTGTACCCGGCCTCCAGGGTAAAGCCGGTCTTCAGCGCCGTGACCCCACCCGGATCGCGGAAGAGCGGGATGCGCCGCTGGTAGAGCCGGCCTCGCCACGTGAACTGGGTCTCGCCGAGCACGTCCCGACTCTCCGGGAAGTCGCTGAGGAGACGCTGGGCCAGGAGGGCCATGTCGTGGGCGGTGGTCCGCTGCTGCGGGTCCGGGAGCCCGTGGGGGTTGGCGAAGTGGGTGTGGGCGAGACCGATTCGCTGCGCTTCGGCGTTCATCCGCTCGACGAACAGCTCCTCGCTCCCGGCCAGGTACTCCGCCACCGCGGTGGCGGCGTCGTTGGCCGACGCAATGGCGACCCCGGCGAGGAGGATCTCGAACGGGACGACCTGCCCGGCGGCGAGGCCCATCCGGAATCGGGGCGTGCGCATGACGTTCGGGCTGATGATCACCGGGTCCGAAAGCCGCGCCTTGCCCGCCCGGAGTTCGGTGTAGGCGACGTACAGGGTCATCATCTTGACCAGGCTGGCCGGCGCGCGGTCGCTCTCGGCGTTCTTGGCGTACAGGACTTCGCCGGTCCCGAGGTCCAGCAGGAGGCCGGCCTCCGCGGTCACCGCCGGTGGCGCCGCGCCGGCCGGGGGGGCGAGGAGCAAGACGGCGGCGAAGGCCGCCACGACCAGCGCCGCGCCGAGGGCGCGCCGGCGGACTTCCCCAGAACCGAGAGCCGAGCGAGGGATCAGGCCACCCACGGCAGAAGTCATCGCATCGCGTTCTTCAGCGCCCGCGAAGGGCGGAAGCGTGGGACCTTGGCGGCCGCGATGGTGATGAGCTGACCCGTCCGGGGGTTGCGTCCCTTCCGCGGGCGCCGACGGCTCACCCTGAAGGTGCCGAAGCCGACGAGGGTCACCGCCTCTCCCCGCCTCAGGCTGCCGCGAATCCCCAACAGACACCCGTCGAGGGCCTTCTCGGCGGCGACCTTCGTCACCCCGGACGCGGCGGCCATCTTGGCGACGAGTTCAGCCTTCGTCATCGAGGAACCCCCCCTGGACTGCCCACCATCACCCGCGCCCGGCGGTTCGGCCCGACCCGACCGCAAAGTGGACGCACTCTAACAAAGTCGGCAAGGACGCGTCAAGATTCGCGGAGACCTCGGGTAAGCCCCACCCTGATATCGACATGGTCGCCCGCCGCGAGCGTGGTCCGCGACAGAGGCTCTGTGCTAAGGTGAGGGCCATGCGCCGATGGGCGGTCGCGCTCGGCGTGGCGCTCGGGCTGAGCGCCATGCCGGTAGCCGGATGGGCGGAGCCGGAGGAGCCGGCGCCGGTTCCCGTGGTCACGCTCGACGCCCTGCCGCTCGAGATCCCGCTGACCGCGCTGTCGGAGCCGGGGCGGGCCCGCGCCGAAGCGGTCCTCGCCCGCAGCATCTTCGCCCAGCGGGTGACCGGCATCCGGTACCGGAGCCGTGACGCGGTCTTCCGCTTTCTCCTGGACCACCCCGACTTCGCGGCGAGCGTCGCGCGCGCTCTGCGGGTCGGCGAGTACAGGATCACGTCGCATCCCGACGGCTACTGGGGCGACGACAACCGGGGGGCCAAGGGCCTGATCCGCATCCTCTACGCGGACGACCATCGACGGCTCTATCACCTGGAGGGCCGCTACGAGCGCGGCCTCATGCCGACCATCGAGGGGCAGATCCTCGTCCTCTTCGAGTTCCGGCACGACGACACCGAAGACGGGAGCGTCGTCGACTCGAGCCTCACCGGGCACATCCGGATCGACACTCCCGTGGTCGGCGCGCTGGCCCAGGTGGTGAGCACCCTCACGCGACCGCTCGTCGAGCGCGCGGTGGAGCGCAAGATCCGGCGCTTCTTCGACACCGTCGCCCGGGTGAGCCGCTGGGCCCACGACGAGCCCGAACAGCTGGCGGCGGCCCTCGACGGCCATCCAGAGATGGATTCCGGGCCCACGTTTGCCGCGTTCCGGGCGGTCCTGCTGGCCGGGCGCCCGCCGGCGTGGGCCCGGGTCTCGTTCCGTCTGCTCGACGGCCCACTCCTGGATTCTGTCGACCCTCATCCGCGGCTCACCGGGCCTCAGCGGACCCCGACGGACCGCTGACCGTGCCTGCGTCGGTGGCGGTGGCGATCATC
This region of Candidatus Methylomirabilota bacterium genomic DNA includes:
- a CDS encoding D-alanyl-D-alanine carboxypeptidase family protein; its protein translation is MGGLIPRSALGSGEVRRRALGAALVVAAFAAVLLLAPPAGAAPPAVTAEAGLLLDLGTGEVLYAKNAESDRAPASLVKMMTLYVAYTELRAGKARLSDPVIISPNVMRTPRFRMGLAAGQVVPFEILLAGVAIASANDAATAVAEYLAGSEELFVERMNAEAQRIGLAHTHFANPHGLPDPQQRTTAHDMALLAQRLLSDFPESRDVLGETQFTWRGRLYQRRIPLFRDPGGVTALKTGFTLEAGYNLAVAAGKAGHRVLCIILGAETRGLSFLDAGRLIRFGFGEPTREVRRDKEPRRDPRRWRLRPPRVPTARAVAR
- a CDS encoding HU family DNA-binding protein, which codes for MTKAELVAKMAAASGVTKVAAEKALDGCLLGIRGSLRRGEAVTLVGFGTFRVSRRRPRKGRNPRTGQLITIAAAKVPRFRPSRALKNAMR